Part of the Williamsia sp. DF01-3 genome, CCGGTCGCGATCACGGTGTATTCCTCGCCTCCGCAGCGCGCCACCGCCGCCGTCCGACCGAAGTGGTGGGCAAGGTGTTGGGCCGCCTCGATAATGACCGCGTCACCGACCGCATGCCCGAATCGGTCGTTGACTGATTTGAAGTTGTCCAAGTCGACCGCCACGGCCACCATCGCCACGCCATCGGATTCGGCGTACTGCGCCAATTGCCGGTACGCCCGGACCAGACCAGCTCGGTTGAGCACGCCGGTTAAGGGGTCGAAGGATGCCAGCTCGGCAGCCTGGCTCAGACCAAGCCAGATGCGCCGGACCACGATCGGTAGCCCGATCACGATCCACAACAGCATCGCGGTGGCGGCGCCTATCAGATAATTCGATCGTGTAGTCGAGTGCGCGACCATCACCGCTGCACCGATCACGTATGCGCTGACGAACACTACGTGGAGCACTAGTCCGGCCCGGGCTAGCAGCAGACCCGTCAGGACAGTCAGCATGATGAATAGCCCGCAACTCACGAACATCACCGAGGCATCGTTCAAGCACACCAATGCAGCCGCCAAGGACAGGTCGGCGAGAGCGGCGTAGGTCGCCGCCGACCGTCGCGCGAACAGTACGGTGGTGGCCGCCCAC contains:
- a CDS encoding GGDEF domain-containing protein, producing MAGEGWRLYDRCFRLADGASLHEYPLYEVGRDARMDRTVRMAVVCGSVSLGGVGAVAATCGLARPGAATMVLWAMVAVAVICAAVWAATTVLFARRSAATYAALADLSLAAALVCLNDASVMFVSCGLFIMLTVLTGLLLARAGLVLHVVFVSAYVIGAAVMVAHSTTRSNYLIGAATAMLLWIVIGLPIVVRRIWLGLSQAAELASFDPLTGVLNRAGLVRAYRQLAQYAESDGVAMVAVAVDLDNFKSVNDRFGHAVGDAVIIEAAQHLAHHFGRTAAVARCGGEEYTVIATGNRGHLDHLVHSLPTVTPGIHGPATTMSVGAVWCEDVRSDNSMLRAMTAADQAMYSAKNRGGNRLYAVLGDSP